Proteins encoded by one window of Rhodamnia argentea isolate NSW1041297 chromosome 6, ASM2092103v1, whole genome shotgun sequence:
- the LOC115753199 gene encoding arabinogalactan protein 13-like: protein MEAMRMKLFVTLMVALLALAAAQTTTAAEAPAPSPASDASAFVPTFFASVAALALGFLF, encoded by the coding sequence ATGGAGGCAATGAGGATGAAGCTCTTCGTGACCCTGATGGTGGCGCTCCTGGCTCTCGCCGCCGCCCagaccaccaccgccgccgaagCCCCGGCGCCGAGCCCGGCCTCGGACGCCTCCGCCTTCGTCCCCACCTTCTTCGCCTCCGTGGCAGCTCTTGCTTTGGGCTTCTTGTTCTGA